The DNA region GGTGATATGATTCGAGAGACGTGCTGCATACAGAGCGCGAATGTGGCACGAGATCTGATTCAATTTGTGATGGGGAGGATCACTCAATACAGATGAGCTATTTTGGCACATCTCGGTCAGAATCGAAAGCGAATCTTCTACAAGGGGAACATCAAGCAAGGAATGGGACTATTCATGTGCTCCCTGACTGAACCTCCTCACCTATTGTGGTCTTACCGTCACCAGTTACATTGATCTGGTATCCATAGTATGTGAATTTAGCAACAGATGTGTCATTCGGTGACGACTCGACAAGCTCTTGGAGTCTCTCGGGATCAACAGCCTCGTAGAGTGGGGGGAGGTTGATTGGATCGGTGTTTTCTCGATCCGATATTTTGGAGACAATGGTATGGGTAATATGCACTACGTTGTAGAAAATGATCCACCGAGGAAAAAAGGCTCGTTCACTCAATTAATAACACTTCGGATCTTCTTCTATGGTCAGTCTGCATCCGTAGGTGCTGGTTGGTTTCGGACTAAGCACATGGAATAAACGTGTGTGCCGTGCTGCACTCAACCTCTATATTCAGCAGGCGAATCCAATAAGATACTAAGGATTTCAACAGAGCTCCCCTTCCCTATCTTTCTCGACTCTTTTCTCACAACTCCACAGTGACTTTCCCTATTCATGTTGTCGAAGAAGCAACTCTTCACGTCGAGAGAGCCATCTTCTCTATGAAATATTCCGATGGTAACAATTGTGTTTGGACTATGTGTAATGGTGCTGTAGTATGAGATTGCATGGCACGAAAAATAGCAAGCGGGGAGATTGGGGAAGAATCGTTCGACGCAGTACCCACGGGGCGCCGAATCGCGGTGATGAAACTTGTTCCAGCCGTCGTGCTGGGCGTGCTCATCGGTGGCCTCGTGGCCCTTTCGTTGTCGAATATCGGCGGTGCGGCGGCCGGGTTCGTTGTGGCTACGTTGCTGTCGGCGTACTATCTTTACCGAAAGCCTCTACCGAGCGCTGTGTTCGGGACGGGACTGTATCTGACCGCCGGCCTACTGGTCTTAGCGCCGATCCTCTTCTACGTCCCGACGATCCTCGCCCCGGATGGCAGTTCTGGGGCGGAAGAGGCTGGTACGTTCATCGGTAGTATCCTCGGTCTGTTTCTCTGGGGGTTCGTCTTCTTCCTCATCGCCCTCGTCGTATTCACGCTGGGGTACTTCAGTAATCGACGCGCTAAGAAGAAACTCAGCGCTCGAGCGAGCGCCTCACGGGGGAGCTATGATCCGTAGAGTCTTCCTCGGCGTCCTCGGCTCGATCGTCGCCACCGCGGGCACGAGCGCCTCAGCGGCCGCACAGGAGGACACGAGCGCGGTCGTCGGCGAGTTGATCGAGGGGGACCCGTTACACCTCGTCGTCGAAGGAGCGCGGCTGACGGACTCGCTCGGTGAGTTTACGGAGGCCGAGACAGGGTCTGAGTTCCTCGTCGTCCGGATCGCCTACAAGAACACGAGTGAGGAGTTCCACACGGTGAGCGGCCTGCTGAGCACGCGCGTTCGCGACGACGAGTCCTATACCTACGATCAGAGCTTCTACGGGACGGCCGAAGCACTCAATGACGGCCAGATCGCGCCGGGCGAGGTCGAACGCGGGGATCTCGTCTACGAGGTGCCCGAGGATGCGTCGGGGTTCATCCTCGAGTTCGACTTCGATATCGGCCTGTTCGGCGACCTCGAACGAGCGGTGATCGATCTCGAAACGACGAGCGACGACCCAGCGACGCTCGAGCAGGAGCTCGCCATCGACGTCCACGGGATCGGCGACACCGTCGAGCACGAGGGGACGGCCGTCACCGTCAACGAGGCAACCACGGAGACGCAGCTCGACGAGTTCACCGAGGCCGCAGCTGACCACGAGTACGTCGTCGTCGACCTCACGGTCGAAAACACCACAGGCGAGGAGCAACACGTCTCGACGCTGTTGCAGATGCAACTCAAGGATGGAGAGGGACTGAGTTACGACGACGATCTGGGCGCCACGTCGTCCCTCGAGCGCGCCTTCGAGCAGGGGGCGCCGATCGCAGACGGTGATGAGCGCCGAGGCCAACTCGCTTACGAGGTCGAGGCGGGGCGCGAGCCACTGTACTGGGTGTTCGAGTTCTCGCTGTTCGCCGAGGGGGACAAGACGTTCTGGCAACTCCGCTGACTGAATTCTATTATTATGGTTCACCAACTCAATAGAACTGGACTTATTCCTTCTTTCTAACAATTCCCTAACGAGACTTTTTGTTTCGTCCCCTAAAGGTTTAAAATTCCATCAAAACCGGAATGCTCTATGCAATAGCGTACCGAGCAGTAGCCATGTAATCATTCAGAAACCGCACGGCCCGGTGCAACGGGCCGTTCACGCCCATATGGGCATTGGCTGTAGGGGGAACTCCGCACGGGAGCTCCGTTTAAGAGTTCTACTGTGACCTCCTTAGCGTTTCGGAGTCACGATCCTCTTCGGGGCGTCGTCCGGGTTCTCCCTCAATTCGACGAAGAATCCATCCACCTACTGAGATGTCTATCGAGAACACGACCACCGGAAGACGACGACAGAAAGCGACCCTTCGACCATCAGTCCCCTCGAACCACCGGAAGGGGCCAGAGCTTGCGTCCGCACACATAGCCATGCCCGCCGTGTCGATCGATCAGAGGACCACGAGACGCGGGTGTAGCTCTCTGGGTACCACGACAGACAACTACCCGAGAATTTTTTCTTTTTCTTCTTCGGGCTACGCGAGACCACCCCCGCCACGAGGTCAAATCAGCGAACCGCCAGTAGAGGCGCTACAACCGCAAATTAGGTCCGTCGTCGAAATTTCATTTCGACACCAACCACCACCCCCCTCCACACTCTCCCTGTTAGTAGAAGGAAGTAGTAGTGTAGCTGTTGGGAAATTGAATAAATCGCCCCTGCCGCTGGCAGGGCCTGTTGGCAGCCATGGCCGGGTGGTTTGGCGGGGTGGTTTCAATGGATGACGAACGCATGCCGGTCGACTGGTTCGTTCCGGAGGAGGAACTGTCGCGGTTCGAGGACTACGTTGAAGCCGAATTCGGGGCGTATGAGGGTGAGCTCGGTCGCCGAGTCGAAGAGGCAATGCGGGAATACGCCGAGCTCGATACTGATGACGCAGCAAGTGAGGCGTTGCTCGATGAGTGCCTTGCACATTCGGCCGACGAAGAAGAAAAACAAAAAACCACAACCGGCCTTGACACACTCGCAAACAAAGACACGAGACGAGCACAATCGTGTGTCAATCCTTATGTTCGAATGCGGTTCAAACAATGGGCCGGTGAAAACTCCGATGATTGCTACGGCGTCGAGTTAGCGCGGGCACTTCGTCAGTACCGAACGAACTCCCGCAGCTCGCGTATCCGTTCGAAACTGGAACGGTTCGTGGATAGCGAAATGGATGAATCACCCATGCCCGTAGGTGGTGGATCCGATGATCACGGAAACGAATCCGCGACTGATGACGAGGAAGGAACCCGTGAATCCGGTACTGTTGTCGATCGTCGAGTGCAGACCCTTGTCGATCAAATACATGGGAAATCCGACAAGAAACAACTTCACGTCGACAAGGATATCCGCCCGCTTTTAGCCGCATGTGACGGGATTACTGACGACCCTGCCCCCCAGACAGTCGATAAGTACGCCGACTTAATAGCCGAAGAACTCGATCTCAAGCGGCATCCACGGTGCTCGGAGTTATACATCCCGTCCGAAGAGTTTCCACGAAAACCCGACCACATACCCACGGAATGCTGGGTACCTGTCTCGGAACTCGACAGAAACCCTGTAGGTCGGGCACGACGAGTTTGCATCGAAACTGGCTATCGAGCGATATCCAATAACGGGAAAGCTTCGATCGATACCGACGAAATCCTTGACGAGGTCCTTGAGGGCGAGATAAGCAAAAGAACGGCACGAGAGACAATGAAAAAGGCAGCAGAGTTTGGCGGTAACGGCTTCAATTACACAACGAGCCACGGTGCAAAGAAACGCGTACTGAAGGTCAATCTCAACGTTCTTCAGGAGCATAACCCCGAGCTCTATAACGAGATCGTTCGCTATTATAATGGCGAAACGGGTTCGGAGGATGAGAGTGATCAGCGATAGCCGGAGCCACTTACGAACCACTACTGTCCGTCACCTTGCCGCAACTGCTCTTTATTCGAAGAGATCACCATACGCAATATCTTGTAGAGCAACCGGCGTAGATGATGATTTCACGTCGGACACCTTGATGCGTCGAAGAACGGGGAAGCCGACCTATTCCACCCCCGACGCGAAACTGGGACTCCCATACTGACCATTCGGGGTACGTGACCGCTAAACACGTCCGTCATTCGGATCCTACTGTCCTTATAAAGTCTGCGGCAACGAAATTTCGTCCTTCAGTGACAGTGTTCTTCACTGTCTATCCGCTCTTCTTTACTACCAGCGACTCTTAGCTCGGCGGAGATGACGTAGTCATCTCCGACAGTCTCATTTCTGAGAGGGTATGGGTAGTAGATACCTATCTGCGCTCGGATGCGCACCTCGATCTCGTGAATCGGACGCTTCCAGCTCTGACCTTTCGAATAAAGTTAGATATCTAACACCACTGATTCACTGAATGAAAGGTAGGTGCCAACACGCCCAGCGGTATACACGGCCTCTCACGCCCGTCAGCGCGTTCTTTCTCTGGTCAGGTCATTCATCATTCCCGACTGCAGACGCGCTCTCGGCGGCTGTGGTGCCCTTCTCGCCGCCACTGGTAGCTGACTGCGCGATGAGCGTCTCGAGATCGACGCCGAGATCGTCTGGGACCCACCAGACGCGGCCTCGAGCGCCGACCTGCTTCGAGGCGAGAACCTCGCGATCGACGAGCTCCTCGAGCTTCTTGTGTGCCGTCCGTCGAGCGATCCCAACTGCCTCAGCCACTTCGTGGGAGGTCAGCGGCTCCGCGGCATCCTTGCGATCGACGAATGCCTCGAGGCACACGTTGGCCTCAACTCTGTACGGGCGTGTCATCGGTGATTTGGACTACGCCACCGAGTACCTTAGTTCGTTCCGTTGAAGGCTGTGCCTTTGAGGGTCTATCTCCGTAAACGAAAGTCTCGGGCGTCGTGAAAGGGCTTTATAGTCTATGCCGTTGTAGGTATAGATGAGGACAGACGGCCGCCTCGGCGTGTTACGGTTGGAGAACGCGCGGGTGCTGGCACACCCGCGGCCGGTCCTCAATAGGGATGAAGGACCATGTCAACCTACGCAACCGACCGCAAAAACGGTATCGACGTCGAATCGATCGAGCGCCGCGACGTGCGTGCGCTCACCGAATGCATGACGGTGATGGAACACGCCCCCGAGGTGGCGGGCGCCGACGGACTTTTCCTCGTCGTCACCCAGAGCGGCAAGACGTACACGGTCGATGTGCTCGACGAGCCCCGCTGTACGTGCCCGGACGCCCAGTACAACCTGCCGACCACCGATGGTCGGCGGACGTGTAAGCACGCGAGTAGGGTCACCTACGAGACGGGAATGCGGCCGATCCCGGCGTGGGTGAACCGCGACGCGCTCGAGAGCCAGCTGCTCGAGGCCACCCACGTCGACGGCGAGCCCGTGTTCGCTGCTGGTCGCGTGGCTGGCGACGGCAACGACGTCGAGACCGACAGTGACGAGCGTGGCACGACACGGCGGGCGATCGCCGATGGCGGCTGCGACCGTCCGGCCGACTGTTGTTGTGTCGGCGAGCTCCCGTGCTTCATGTGCTGGCGGGCTGGCTTCCGAACGCCGGCTGACGAGAGCGCGAGGGAAGCCGATGAGTAGTGCATCAGCCACAAGTAAGCCAACGTGTGCCGACTGCGGGCGGCTGGTCGATTCAGGGGTACTCGAGATCGTCTCGACGGGGTTCGGCCCCGGAAACAAGTACACCCTCGATTTCTGTTCGATCGTGTGTCGGGCGCGCTGGCGGGGTGACGATGTCGTCCTCGCGACGACCCGGCAAGCGAAGCTTTCGGCGTTCGGCTCGTCGTAGTCTCAAACCGGCCATCGGCTCTGTTGAACTCCATTCACAATCGATTTGCCATCATAGTGTTCAAGATCGGTGAATGACATAAACAGATCTTCACCAAAACGGAAATAGCATGAGAATTTGACAAAGATATTTGGTTGTTCGTGGTGTTGAGTGGGAATACGGCAGGACGTGCCTCTGACCACTACTATCCTGCCGTTTTCGCTGGACTGTCGCAAAGACTGATAACAGCCTCACCCAACACGAATAGTAACTCTGTAGTTCAAGCTAAATGCATGTGAAAAGAAGCATTCCAGTAAAAGCACCCAAAATATTTGGGAAGAATCGGTATCTCGTTAATATCCATTGGTGGACACAGTGACTGTGAGTGCCTGTGCAAATCGACGAGATGGTCGTGCGTTTGATATTTTGCTGGTGGAACCAGATTCCGAGAGTGTCTCGCGATTCACTGAGTCACTCGAGGCAGCAGCGAATGCGAACACTGTAACGATTGTCCCCACCAGCGCTGACGCGCTCGATTTCGTCAATCAACGCGGCGACTATACCGAGGCGCCACGGCCTGATCTCGTTCTGCTCGATCTCCACCTTCCCGACGCCAGTGGAACAGAAGTGCTCGCCGAAATCAAAAATCACCCCCAAATCCGACAGGTTCCGATCCTCGTACTGACGTCGTCGGATGCGCCGGAAGACATCAATCAGTCGTATGAGCTCCACGCGAACGCCTATCTGCAAAAACCGGCGTCGCCAGACGAGTCCGATCAGCTTGTTCAGGCGATCGAGGATTTCTGGCTCAATTACGCTCGCCTCCCGCCGAAGGAACAATAAGTGCCCCCTCCGGTAAGCAAGCATAATTAGAGAGGCACACCTTACCCAAAAAGAACCCAAGAGTAGTCTGGGAGATTGAAGATATACTCACTCTTCGTGTGTAGTGTTCATTCAATTTCTCGTGAATGCGTGATGGTTTTATCAGCCAATGGCCTGATAGTGGGAACGAAGAGATGACTCGAGAACAATATCGAGTGGGTTTGTTGTGTGAATGGTGTGGGAGAATGATGACTGGACGAACTGCAAGGGACGGCAAACCACAGTTATACAACCGATCTACGTGTTCATGTGGAAGTAAAGACTTCTCACCCCTAAACGAAACAGACTGATCAGTACCGCCCGTGTAGTGAGCGTTCGAGCTTAGACTGAGAGCGTGTTGCCGTTAACACGAAGCCATTCCCGCCGGTCCTTATAGTTGGGGAAAGGGTCCCGACCGTATTCCAGAACGCGTCTGAGTGGTCGTCATGAACGCTGTGCGCCATCTCGTGGACGATCACGTAATCTTGGATGCGAACGGGCGCGAGGATCAGTCGCCAGTTCAACCGGATCGTGCCGTCGAGATACTCACCCGAGCTCCCCTCGAGCTCGCCAACCACGATCGGGACCGATGAGAGGCCGAGTTTCGCCTCGTAACGCATGCTCCGCTCGGGGAGATTGGCCTCGGCTCGTTGAGGTATCAATCGACGATGGCTTGGCACTTGCGGCGGATGCTGACGTGATCGCTCGGCGCGTCGAACCGATGAGTGCGGAGGGTGAACTCGTTGCCGTCGAACGAGAGGCGCAACTCGAGGAGGTCGGCCTCAACATCGGAGATCGAACACAACAACCCCGTTTTCTCGAAAGTTCCGCGTCATCGAGCGATACACGTCGCCAAGCTCGTCCCATTCAGGAGGTCGTGGACACCCCTACCTAAGCGATCAATAACGCTACCCAGTAAAATCAGTGAGACGAGTACTCTCCCTCGCCTCAACCACACCTTCCAACTCAATGACCTCCTTCTCCTCTGCTCGATCAACCAACACCTCAGTCTGTTCGCCAGCTCCTTCACGGCGATTCTCCACAAGAGCGGTCACTGCCTGCTTCACCTCATCGAATCGATCCTCCGCGTCGATGACGTTGAGTACCGCCTTGTCCAACTCGTTCCGCGCTTCCTTAACAGCATCAGATTCGTCCGGGTCCTCTGCTTCGTCCTCCGCCTGCATCAACGCCTCGAACGCCTCAACAATACGCTCCGCCTCCCCATCACTAACCTTGCGCGGATCAACAATCGACATCTGTTCGGCCTCGTAGCGCGCCATCCGAGATCGAGTCATACTCTGACCGCTCGCCTCCCTACCCTCCAATTCTCGAGTCATCCACGCCAACTTTGAGTTCAAAATTCCTGTTAGGAGCTTGTCGCTAACATCGTCGTCAGGCTTGATGCAATGGAATTGGTAGTCGACGAACGCATTGGCTTCATTCCAGACGGCCCGGTGCTGCGTCCACAGGAACTCCGCCATCGCTACTGGCGGCCTGTACTGCTTGATGTCCTCGATATCGAACCACACCTCTCGCCGCTTGCACCGATCGTGGTGCTGATGGCCTTCTTCCTCGCCTTTCTCGACATACTCCAGTAGGGTGTCGTGGCCGTTGTCCTCTAACCATCCCTTCACGTGTTCCAACGCGGTATCGCCGAACTCGGGGCCGTCGTCAAGCGCCTCCTCAACCAAGTCGCGCACGTTTAGCACACCCCACTCCTTTGCAGCCTCATCGTCGAACCGTATCTTGGTGATCTGCCCGCTCGCTTTGATCGCCGGAGACGCGTATTCGTCAAGGCCGAGCTCTTTCCACTCCCCCATTCGGTGATAGAAGTAGGTGTTCCCACCCACCTTCTTTCCAAGATGGAGGTCAGCAACGTCCTGCAATTCGCAGATCCCTTCTCCGTGTAGCAGTTCGAAGTAGGCGGGTGGCGCGTTGTAGTACAGACTCCACTTCGCGTTCTCACGGAGGGCTACTTGAGAGGTCGCGAGCAATCGGTACTCGTCAGAGATGATGAGTTTGTCACTATCGAACTCCTGTTCGACCTCCTCGGCGAGGTCGTCCAAGTCCATTCGCTCTTTGACTTTGATGAACTTCACTCGGTTGTCGTCTCGTTCCCATTCATCTTCGCATTTTTCGACGATGACGACGGTGGCACCGATGAGAGCATCGTCAAACGTCTGCGACGTGAACTTGATGACGGCGTTGATCTTGTAATGATCTAAGAGGAATTGTTGCAGGTCTTCGCCGTACTGGCTGCTCAACCACCGGTCGCTGGTGATGAATCCGAGTTTCCCGCCGTCTTTTAGGAACTCGGTGGCGTGTGTGATGAAGTAGCTGTAGATGTCCGAGAATCCGGATAGGTAGTCGGCGTCAAGACCGGAGAGGTGGCTTCGAACGTTCTCCTTGTCGCCGATGTTCTGATATCGGATGTACGGAGGGTTGCCGACGACGGCGTCCATCCCACCAATCGCGTTTTCAACATCACCGCTCTCCCACTCGCTTCCACCCGCACCGGCTTTGACGCGCCCAAACCGGAGGGTGTTGGGGTTGATATTGAAGAAGTCGCTAACTTCGACATTCACTGTTTCAGTATGTGAGGTCAGGTCTTGGATGGAGAGGTTGATCGCCGACAGATGGGCCGGGAACCGATTGATGTCGACACCATGAATCTGACTTAAAATCTGTTCGTGCCCGCCTTTCTGCTCCGGCAACAACTCCTTCTTCCGATTATAAGCGCTCACGAGGAATCCACCGCTTCCGCACGCAGGATCCATCACTTCGTCGCTCCCGTCGTCGATGCAAAGACGCGTGATGAGGTCGCAGATCGCAGGAGGTGTGTAGTACTCACCCATCTCGTGCCGACGGTCGGCTGGGATCAC from Natronosalvus rutilus includes:
- a CDS encoding N-6 DNA methylase, encoding MSEADIHFEFYRHLANAVSDDPHRNGLTFGDIRPEYGEDIDGFADIVLFESNGSPAMVIEAKAPDGSSRPRNDIDPYAPKVIRQAFRYAGDIGAPYFATFNGSRLVIYDAYEEGVPLLQRSTKSYEIGSLEKFADTFLDEIGRIRAGNAQWDADDDAFVERMKSLHEKISPKLESELKQHLDEDEDFRARFEYWTDTQGIDYEDADEDDQAKVRAEFADQAAYLLINKILFYKILEDSLTYRDEIESMAVSPFRVKEDLEEYFDHVVTEVDFEAIFDHDEIYSEIPLDSVASRVRDFVIELDDQNLSQFDSDVIGRIYEGVIPADRRHEMGEYYTPPAICDLITRLCIDDGSDEVMDPACGSGGFLVSAYNRKKELLPEQKGGHEQILSQIHGVDINRFPAHLSAINLSIQDLTSHTETVNVEVSDFFNINPNTLRFGRVKAGAGGSEWESGDVENAIGGMDAVVGNPPYIRYQNIGDKENVRSHLSGLDADYLSGFSDIYSYFITHATEFLKDGGKLGFITSDRWLSSQYGEDLQQFLLDHYKINAVIKFTSQTFDDALIGATVVIVEKCEDEWERDDNRVKFIKVKERMDLDDLAEEVEQEFDSDKLIISDEYRLLATSQVALRENAKWSLYYNAPPAYFELLHGEGICELQDVADLHLGKKVGGNTYFYHRMGEWKELGLDEYASPAIKASGQITKIRFDDEAAKEWGVLNVRDLVEEALDDGPEFGDTALEHVKGWLEDNGHDTLLEYVEKGEEEGHQHHDRCKRREVWFDIEDIKQYRPPVAMAEFLWTQHRAVWNEANAFVDYQFHCIKPDDDVSDKLLTGILNSKLAWMTRELEGREASGQSMTRSRMARYEAEQMSIVDPRKVSDGEAERIVEAFEALMQAEDEAEDPDESDAVKEARNELDKAVLNVIDAEDRFDEVKQAVTALVENRREGAGEQTEVLVDRAEEKEVIELEGVVEARESTRLTDFTG
- a CDS encoding DUF7576 family protein; this translates as MSSASATSKPTCADCGRLVDSGVLEIVSTGFGPGNKYTLDFCSIVCRARWRGDDVVLATTRQAKLSAFGSS
- a CDS encoding DUF4352 domain-containing protein, with translation MIRRVFLGVLGSIVATAGTSASAAAQEDTSAVVGELIEGDPLHLVVEGARLTDSLGEFTEAETGSEFLVVRIAYKNTSEEFHTVSGLLSTRVRDDESYTYDQSFYGTAEALNDGQIAPGEVERGDLVYEVPEDASGFILEFDFDIGLFGDLERAVIDLETTSDDPATLEQELAIDVHGIGDTVEHEGTAVTVNEATTETQLDEFTEAAADHEYVVVDLTVENTTGEEQHVSTLLQMQLKDGEGLSYDDDLGATSSLERAFEQGAPIADGDERRGQLAYEVEAGREPLYWVFEFSLFAEGDKTFWQLR
- a CDS encoding response regulator; amino-acid sequence: MTVSACANRRDGRAFDILLVEPDSESVSRFTESLEAAANANTVTIVPTSADALDFVNQRGDYTEAPRPDLVLLDLHLPDASGTEVLAEIKNHPQIRQVPILVLTSSDAPEDINQSYELHANAYLQKPASPDESDQLVQAIEDFWLNYARLPPKEQ
- a CDS encoding M48 family metallopeptidase: MRYEAKLGLSSVPIVVGELEGSSGEYLDGTIRLNWRLILAPVRIQDYVIVHEMAHSVHDDHSDAFWNTVGTLSPTIRTGGNGFVLTATRSQSKLERSLHGRY
- a CDS encoding HalOD1 output domain-containing protein, which encodes MHITHTIVSKISDRENTDPINLPPLYEAVDPERLQELVESSPNDTSVAKFTYYGYQINVTGDGKTTIGEEVQSGST
- a CDS encoding SWIM zinc finger family protein, yielding MSTYATDRKNGIDVESIERRDVRALTECMTVMEHAPEVAGADGLFLVVTQSGKTYTVDVLDEPRCTCPDAQYNLPTTDGRRTCKHASRVTYETGMRPIPAWVNRDALESQLLEATHVDGEPVFAAGRVAGDGNDVETDSDERGTTRRAIADGGCDRPADCCCVGELPCFMCWRAGFRTPADESAREADE